CGTAAAATTTCCTCGCCCTCTTCTCGCCTACCACGATACAGCAAAATCTCGCCGTGCTGCACCCGCGCATGCAAACTGTCAGGACGACGGGCAAGGACGGACTCACATAACTCCTGCGCACGCGCCAGATCGCCCTGCCGAATCAACACACTCGCCAACGCCAACGGCGGCAGTTCCAAATCCGGCCGCAGCGCGGCAACCCCTTGAAAGACAGCCTTGGCTTCGTCATAGCGCATGACATCACGTAGGACAAAACCCGCTTCAAGCACTACGCGCAACTCTTGATCAGACGGCGTGGGGAGGAGCGGCATACCAACAGCAAGGCGGCGCGGCGCACGGCAAAAGCCGCAGGTCGCGCCATTCGAACTACTTGAGGTTCTGGATCGCCGCCATTTCGCCGTCGTGCTTTGCCTTCATCAGGTTGCTCAACATCTGGAACTGCTGTGACAGGCTGTTGGCGCGCGTTTGAATCGAGAAAAGCTGCAACTGCTGGTGGTACTGTTGCGCCAGCAGGGTCTCCGCGTCAGCAAGGCCCGGTAGGTTGCCGCCGCGGAGGAGGCCTCCGACAATTGAGCCAACGCCCGGCGCGACGACGTTAAGCGCCCCGCCCAAAATACCGCCGAAGATACGACCGAACCGTCCCGGTTCACGGACTGGCGTGGTCGGCTGGGTGTACGACGATGGGGTTATCGCCGGCTGAAGTCCGCTGATCATTGCATCGGGCATAATTGAGGTCTCCTAAACATATTCCGCAGGGATATAGGGTTTCCCCTTCGTCCGTAGTTATCGTTTCCGTAGCGAGGTTGTTGCGTTTGGAAGGTACGGTTTTTTTGGCCTCTTGTCGGCGTGACGCTTCCAGTTATAGCAGCCTTTTTCCTGCAGTTCGCTGACAACGCTATGTAACTGGCTGACCAGTGGCTTTGTAAAGCGCTTCCATTTCGTCAAGAAGCTTACCAACGGTTTGCCAAGCCTGCGCAGCCTGCGACGCAACAGCGGCCTCGGCCGGCGTCCCCTGACGAATAGCACGGTCTAAGGCGTGCCGTGTGGCGTCCAGTTGGCGACGCAGCGCCGCTAACTCGCGCGGTGATTGTAATAAGGCATCCAACGTCGGGTAACGTAAAAGTTCAGTAACAGGCAGTTCACTTGCCGTCATGTACGCTTATCCTCAATCGGAAAGAGCTGGTTATGGCAGTTTGCCAGCGTTCCAATGAGGACGAATGCTAGCACAGGTTCGACGTTTCTGAAGACGCCGGCGACGGGCGCGCACCACCTGCCGGAAAATCTCGCCCGACGGTTGTCGTTCAAGGCCCGCCTGACTATCTTCATGCGCTCTGGTGGGCGGAGCTGGTTTTGCCCACGTTGACCGACAATGGCTTTGAACTGTTCCACGCCGTCCGCCGTGTCGTCCGCCGCCGTTCCGTCCACGCTTGGGAAGCATCCGGTGCGCCCGATTTCGGATTGCATTGCGCCGGAGTTTACGCCGGTAGTTCGCGCACGCGGGGACACGCTGTGCCAAAGTGGGCGCGTGCTCCGCTTTGCAGCCAATGAAGGGGTCATTTCAGCGGTTGTCCGGGGCAGCATAGACTATCAGGTTGAAATGCTGCACGACGACGATGCGCTGGTAGTGTCCTGTACATGTCCGCATTTTGAGGAGGGCAACTTTTGTAAGCACATCTGGGCTGTGGTGCGGTTCGCCGAAGCGCAGGGTGCTTTACCTCCAGTCCCGACGGGACACTCGTTCCGACTGATGGCGGAGGTGGACCACCTGCCAGATGAAACAACGACCCCTGAAAGCGACCTTGCCAAGGCGGCTGGCGAGAAGCCACTGGCGGTTTCAACCTCCGACTGGCGGCGTTGGTTCGTTCAACTGGGACGGCAAGCTCGCGCCGCCACACCCGCCGCTATTGCCGAACAGGAAATTCTCTACCTGATCAACGTGGCGCAGACGCGCGCACGCGGACTGCTGGTGGTGGATGTGATGTCGCGGACGCGCAAGCTCGACGGCGCATGGGGCCGTCCGCGTCCGATCGCCTTGAGCATTGGGCAGATCGGCGCGCTGCCGGATGCGCGCGACCGACAGGCGCTGGCGTTATTGAGCGGCATACGGGAGCACGTGGACTGGGGGCCGAAAGTGGAGTGGTCGCCGGTCTCCGCTTCCGTACAGATTCCCACGACGGCGCTCAATGTGCTCATGCCGCTGCTGTGCGCGACCGGCCGGTGCTGGTTGCGTCCGACTGATGAGACCTCTGCGCTTCCAGAGGTGTTGCAGCAACCGCCGCTGCGCTGGGAGGCCGAGCCTTGGCGGTTGCATTTGGAGGTGCAATCCGTAGCCAACCCACCACACTATACTCTAATGGGTGAGTTGCGCCGTGGTGAAGAGCGCCAACCGCTAACAGCGCCCCGCTTGCTCACGTCTGGAGGCTTGGTCTTTTCAGATGAGGCGGTCGCGCCGCTACAAGATGACGGGGCGTTTTACTGGATTGGTCTGCTGCGCCGATCGGGGCCGTTGCGCATCCCACTCGCCGACGGCACAGACCTTGTAAGCAAGCTCCTGCGGCTGCCGCATCTGCCGCCGCTGACGCTACCAGAGCCGCTGCGTTTTGAAACCGTGGAGGGCGTTCCGACCCCAGTGCTGCGTCTCCGGCAAGGCGACAGTACGACGAGTGATGGGGCGCTGTGGGCGACGCTAGGCTTTGATTACGAAGGCTTGTGGATTGAGGCGTCCAACCCGCAGCCTGGCGTGTTCGATGTGGAACAACGGCGATTTCTCCGCCGTGATGTCGCCCGCGAGCAAGCCGCCGCCCGCCTGTTGCACGACTTGGGGATACGGTTCGGTCGGACGCCTACTGACGAAGCAGGATATCGTTTTCCGGCTAAGCGCCTGCCGTCACTGGTGCGTGAACTGATGGCGCACGGCTGGCGGGTAGAAGCTGAGGGCCGCTTGTTCCGACCGATGGGGCGGTTTTCGATGGAAGTTCGGTCGGGTGTGGACTGGTTTGAACTGCATGGCGTGGGCGATTTTGGGACGGCGACGGCCCGCTTGCCGGAGTTGCTAGCGGCGCTCCGGCGAGGTGAGCAAGTCGTAACGCTGTCGGACGGCTCATTTGGCCTCCTGCCTGAAGACTGGCTCACGCAGTACGGGGTTCTTGCGGCGTTAGGGCGGGTCGAAGACGGTCACGTGCGCTTCGCCGCGACGCAAGTGAGTTTACTGGACGCCCTACTGGCTGCGCGACCAGAAGTGACGTTTGACGAACGATTTCGCGTCCTGCGGGACCAACTGCGCCGCTTCAGCGGCGTCGAACCCGCCTTGGAGCCGCCGGGATTTGTCGGCGTGCTACGCCCATACCAACGAGAAGGACTTGGCTGGTTGCTGTTCCTCCAACGGTTTGGGTTTGGCGGCTGCTTGGCGGACGCTATGGGCTTAGGCAAAACCGCCCAAACCTTGGCGTTGCTGGAGACGCGCCGCGCGCGCCGCGCGGCTGAGGGGCTGCCGCCCTCGTTGGTTGTCACGCCGCGCTCGCTGATTTTCAACTGGCGGCAAGAAACGGAGAAGTTTACGCCGCAGATGCGTGTACTGGAGTATACCGGCGTCGGGCGGACAAAGTCATTGGCGGCGTTAGCCGACTACGACTTGATTTTGACCACCTATGGCACGCTGCGCCGCGACGCCCTCCTGCTCAAGGACCTCGCCTTTGATTACGTCATTCTGGACGAAGCTCAGGCCATCAAGAACGCCCGCAGCGAATCAGCCAAAGCTGTCCGCCTCCTCAACTGTCGTCACCGGCTGGCGCTCAGTGGAACGCCGGTGGAAAATCACCTTGGCGAGTTGTGGAGTTTGTTTGAGTTTCTCAACCCCGGCATGCTGAGCACGGCGTCGGTCTTCAAGCTTACGGCGACAGGCGGCCGCACGCTTGATCCTGACCTTCAAGCAGTGTTGTCCCGCGCTTTGCGGCCGTTCATCCTACGGCGGACAAAGGAGCAAGTGGCGCGCGATTTGCCCGCAAAAACCGAGCAGACGATTTACTGTGAGATGGAGAACGCACAGCGGCGCGCTTACAACGAATTGCGCGATCACTATCGGCGCACCTTGCTGGGTCTGGTGTCAGCGAAGGGGATTCAGTCAGCCAAGCTCCAGATTCTGGAAGCTTTGCTGCGCCTGCGGCAGGCGGCCTGTCACCCCGGACTGCTTGATCCGACCAAAGCCGACGAGCCAAGCGCCAAACTGGATGCATTTTTCCTGTACTTGATGGAAGTACTGGAAAGCGGCTCGAAGGTGTTAGTGTTCTCGCAGTTCACCAGCCTGCTGGCGCTCATCCGCAAGCGACTCGACGCGGACGGCGTAACATATGAATACCTCGACGGCCGCACACGCAATCGTCAAGAGCGTGTTGAGCGTTTTCAGTCCGATCCCGACTGCAAGCTGTTTCTCATCAGCCTGCGCGCTGGCGGGCAGGGGCTCAACCTGACGGCGGCGGAGTATGTTTTTTTGCTCGATCCATGGTGGAATCCGGCGGTTGAGGCGCAGGCGATTGACCGCGCGCACCGCATCGGCCAGACCCGCCCGGTGTTTGCGTACCGGTTGATTGTCAAGGACACTGTTGAGGAAAAGGTGCTGGAACTTCAAGCGACGAAGCGCGAGCTGGCCGACGCCATCATCACCGCCGACAACAGCCTCATTCGCAACCTCGAACGCGCCGACCTTGAACTGCTGCTGTCATGAGGACAGCTCACACCGCCCATGACAACCGACTTTACCCATGACGCCGCACGACAAAGCTGGGTCGCGGCAGCCAACGCCCCCGACACGGACTTTCCCATTCAGAATTTGCCCTTTGGTCGTTTCTCGGAGCCGTCCCAACCGTCGCCCCGCATCG
The Chloracidobacterium sp. DNA segment above includes these coding regions:
- a CDS encoding tetratricopeptide repeat protein: MPLLPTPSDQELRVVLEAGFVLRDVMRYDEAKAVFQGVAALRPDLELPPLALASVLIRQGDLARAQELCESVLARRPDSLHARVQHGEILLYRGRREEGEEILRSVVADGGDSPHAVTAQALLDTVAALAES
- a CDS encoding DEAD/DEAH box helicase, with amino-acid sequence MALNCSTPSAVSSAAVPSTLGKHPVRPISDCIAPEFTPVVRARGDTLCQSGRVLRFAANEGVISAVVRGSIDYQVEMLHDDDALVVSCTCPHFEEGNFCKHIWAVVRFAEAQGALPPVPTGHSFRLMAEVDHLPDETTTPESDLAKAAGEKPLAVSTSDWRRWFVQLGRQARAATPAAIAEQEILYLINVAQTRARGLLVVDVMSRTRKLDGAWGRPRPIALSIGQIGALPDARDRQALALLSGIREHVDWGPKVEWSPVSASVQIPTTALNVLMPLLCATGRCWLRPTDETSALPEVLQQPPLRWEAEPWRLHLEVQSVANPPHYTLMGELRRGEERQPLTAPRLLTSGGLVFSDEAVAPLQDDGAFYWIGLLRRSGPLRIPLADGTDLVSKLLRLPHLPPLTLPEPLRFETVEGVPTPVLRLRQGDSTTSDGALWATLGFDYEGLWIEASNPQPGVFDVEQRRFLRRDVAREQAAARLLHDLGIRFGRTPTDEAGYRFPAKRLPSLVRELMAHGWRVEAEGRLFRPMGRFSMEVRSGVDWFELHGVGDFGTATARLPELLAALRRGEQVVTLSDGSFGLLPEDWLTQYGVLAALGRVEDGHVRFAATQVSLLDALLAARPEVTFDERFRVLRDQLRRFSGVEPALEPPGFVGVLRPYQREGLGWLLFLQRFGFGGCLADAMGLGKTAQTLALLETRRARRAAEGLPPSLVVTPRSLIFNWRQETEKFTPQMRVLEYTGVGRTKSLAALADYDLILTTYGTLRRDALLLKDLAFDYVILDEAQAIKNARSESAKAVRLLNCRHRLALSGTPVENHLGELWSLFEFLNPGMLSTASVFKLTATGGRTLDPDLQAVLSRALRPFILRRTKEQVARDLPAKTEQTIYCEMENAQRRAYNELRDHYRRTLLGLVSAKGIQSAKLQILEALLRLRQAACHPGLLDPTKADEPSAKLDAFFLYLMEVLESGSKVLVFSQFTSLLALIRKRLDADGVTYEYLDGRTRNRQERVERFQSDPDCKLFLISLRAGGQGLNLTAAEYVFLLDPWWNPAVEAQAIDRAHRIGQTRPVFAYRLIVKDTVEEKVLELQATKRELADAIITADNSLIRNLERADLELLLS